In the Hordeum vulgare subsp. vulgare chromosome 7H, MorexV3_pseudomolecules_assembly, whole genome shotgun sequence genome, one interval contains:
- the LOC123412610 gene encoding probable lipoxygenase 8, chloroplastic isoform X1 yields the protein MAGKGGASVRVKAVATVKVTVGGFLDGLRPSRTLDDVKDLIGRSMEIELVSAELDAKTGEEKQTIKSYAHKVADNDVQVVTYEADFNVPAGFGPVGAVLVSNEHGTEMFLEDVKVVTAGGNSPPDVIRCDSWLPPKSGDANRVFFANKPYLPSQTPPGLQAYRKKDLAKKRGDGTGQRKATDRVYDYDVYNDLGSGEELGASGSRPVLGGNKQFPYPRRCRTGRPRSTKGTYVYTTKSRDTTYVLLQCMNVCGTWVTRANCVRADPQSETRSGDVYVPRDEAFSEVKNVQFSVKTLQSVLHAAVPAVQSTLIDPNQGFPSFFVIDKLFEDGVELPRAEDLGFLRAAVPRLLEFLRDGPGDKLLLFDAPANVQKDKFAWLRDEEFARETLAGINPYAIELVKEFPLKSKLDPAVYGPAESAITAELLEAQMGHAMTVPEAVKNKRLFMLDFHDLFLPYVHKIRALQHTTMYGSRTIMFLTDDGTLRLLAIELTRPASPMMPQWRQVFTSSTDTTKSWLWRMAKSHVRAHDAGHHELVTHWLRTHCAVEPYILAANRQLSEMHPIFQLLRPHFRYTMRINALARSALINGGGIIELTFSPQRYAMELSSVAYDKLWRFDMEALPADLVRRGMAEEDPTAEHGLKLAIKDYPFANDGLLIWDAIKGWVQAYVSSYYPTAASVTGDAELQAFWTEVRTEGHADKKDAPWWPKLDTPESLAHTLTTIIWVAAAHHAAVNFGQYDFGGYFPNRPSIARTNMPVEEPVDAAAFDKFLDNPDQALRECFPSQVQATLVMAVLDVLSSHSPDEEYLGGMETAPWGGDTAVRAAYVRFNEQLKAVEGIIDGRNKNRKLKNRCGAGIVPYQLMKPFSQPGVTGKGIPNSTSI from the exons ATGGCAGGAAAGGGCGGTGCTTCGGTGCGCGTCAAGGCGGTGGCGACGGTTAAGGTCACCGTTGGTGGGTTCCTCGATGGGCTGAGGCCGTCGAGGACGCTGGACGATGTGAAGGACCTCATCGGCAGGTCCATGGAGATCGAGCTCGTCAGCGCCGAGCTTGACGCCA AGACGGGGGAGGAGAAGCAGACGATCAAGAGCTACGCCCACAAGGTGGCCGACAACGACGTCCAAGTCGTAACCTACGAAGCCGACTTCAACGTGCCGGCGGGGTTCGGCCCCGTCGGCGCCGTGCTGGTCTCCAACGAGCACGGCACGGAGATGTTCCTGGAGGACGTGAAGGTGGTCACCGCCGGCGGCAACTCGCCGCCCGACGTCATCCGCTGCGACTCCTGGCTGCCGCCCAAGTCCGGCGACGCCAACCGCGTCTTCTTCGCCAACAAG CCTTACCTGCCGAGCCAGACTCCTCCGGGTCTCCAGGCCTACCGGAAGAAGGACCTCGCCAAGAAGCGCGGTGACGGCACCGGGCAGAGGAAGGCCACCGACCGGGTCTACGACTACGACGTGTACAACGACCTCGGGTCCGGCGAGGAGCTCGGTGCCTCCGGCTCCCGCCCCGTCCTCGGCGGCAACAAGCAGTTCCCCTACCCGCGGCGCTGCCGCACCGGCCGCCCCCGATCCACCAAAGGTACGTACGTATACACGACAAAGTCAAGAGATACTACGTACGTACTCCTACAGTGCATGAACGTGTGTGGTACATGGGTAACTCGTGCAAATTGCGTACGTGCAGACCCGCAGTCGGAGACGAGGAGCGGCGACGTCTACGTGCCGAGGGACGAGGCCTTCTCGGAGGTGAAGAACGTGCAGTTCTCGGTGAAGACGCTGCAGTCGGTGCTCCACGCGGCGGTGCCGGCGGTGCAGTCGACGCTCATCGACCCCAACCAGGGCTTCCCCTCCTTCTTCGTCATCGACAAGCTCTTCGAGGACGGGGTTGAGCTGCCGCGCGCCGAGGATCTCGGCTTCCTCCGCGCCGCCGTGCCGCGCCTCCTCGAGTTCCTCCGCGACGGCCCCGGCGACAAACTCCTCCTCTTCGACGCCCCCGCAAATGTCCAGA AGGACAAGTTCGCGTGGTTGCGGGACGAGGAGTTCGCCAGGGAGACGCTGGCCGGGATCAATCCGTACGCCATCGAGCTTGTCAAGGAATTTCCTCTCAAGAGCAAGCTGGACCCGGCGGTGTACGGGCCGGCCGAGTCGGCGATCACCGCCGAGCTGCTGGAGGCTCAGATGGGGCACGCCATGACGGTGCCCGAGGCGGTGAAGAACAAGAGGCTCTTCATGCTCGACTTCCACGACCTGTTCCTGCCCTACGTGCACAAGATCCGCGCCCTGCAGCACACCACCATGTACGGCTCCCGCACCATCATGTTCCTCACCGACGACGGCACGCTGCGCCTCCTCGCCATCGAGCTCACCCGGCCGGCCTCACCCATGATGCCGCAGTGGAGGCAGGTCTTCACTTCCTCCACGGACACCACCAAGTCGTGGCTGTGGCGGATGGCCAAGTCCCACGTCCGCGCCCACGACGCCGGCCACCACGAGCTCGTCACCCACTGGCTGCGCACGCACTGCGCCGTCGAGCCCTACATCCTCGCGGCCAACAGGCAGCTCAGCGAGATGCACCCCATCTTCCAGCTGCTGCGCCCGCACTTCCGCTACACCATGCGGATCAACGCGCTCGCACGCTCCGCCCTCATCAACGGCGGCGGCATCATCGAGCTCACCTTCTCCCCGCAGAGGTACGCCATGGAGCTCAGCTCCGTCGCCTACGACAAGCTCTGGCGCTTCGACATGGAGGCCCTCCCCGCCGACCTCGTCCGCAGGGGCATGGCGGAGGAGGACCCCACGGCGGAGCACGGACTCAAGCTCGCCATCAAAGACTACCCGTTCGCCAACGACGGGCTCCTCATCTGGGACGCCATCAAGGGGTGGGTTCAGGCGTACGTTTCCAGCTACTACCCGACCGCCGCCAGCGTCACGGGCGACGCGGAGCTGCAGGCTTTCTGGACGGAGGTGCGCACAGAGGGACACGCCGACAAGAAGGACGCGCCGTGGTGGCCCAAGCTCGACACGCCGGAGAGCCTCGCGCACACGCTCACCACCATCATCTGGGTCGCGGCGGCGCACCACGCGGCCGTCAACTTCGGGCAGTACGACTTCGGCGGCTACTTCCCGAACCGCCCCTCCATCGCACGCACCAACATGCCGGTGGAGGAGCCCGTGGACGCCGCCGCCTTCGACAAGTTCCTGGACAACCCGGACCAGGCGCTCCGGGAATGCTTCCCGTCGCAGGTGCAGGCAACGCTGGTGATGGCGGTGCTGGACGTGCTGTCCAGCCACTCCCCCGACGAGGAGTACCTGGGAGGGATGGAGACTGCCCCGTGGGGCGGCGACACCGCGGTGCGGGCGGCGTACGTGAGGTTCAACGAGCAGCTTAAGGCGGTGGAAGGGATCATCGACGGAAGGAACAAGAACAGGAAGCTCAAGAACCGGTGCGGCGCCGGCATCGTGCCGTACCAGCTCATGAAACCATTCTCGCAGCCCGGCGTCACGGGCAAGGGCATTCCCAACAGCACCTCCATCTAA
- the LOC123412610 gene encoding probable lipoxygenase 8, chloroplastic isoform X2, with product MAGKGGASVRVKAVATVKVTVGGFLDGLRPSRTLDDVKDLIGRSMEIELVSAELDAKTGEEKQTIKSYAHKVADNDVQVVTYEADFNVPAGFGPVGAVLVSNEHGTEMFLEDVKVVTAGGNSPPDVIRCDSWLPPKSGDANRVFFANKPYLPSQTPPGLQAYRKKDLAKKRGDGTGQRKATDRVYDYDVYNDLGSGEELGASGSRPVLGGNKQFPYPRRCRTGRPRSTKDPQSETRSGDVYVPRDEAFSEVKNVQFSVKTLQSVLHAAVPAVQSTLIDPNQGFPSFFVIDKLFEDGVELPRAEDLGFLRAAVPRLLEFLRDGPGDKLLLFDAPANVQKDKFAWLRDEEFARETLAGINPYAIELVKEFPLKSKLDPAVYGPAESAITAELLEAQMGHAMTVPEAVKNKRLFMLDFHDLFLPYVHKIRALQHTTMYGSRTIMFLTDDGTLRLLAIELTRPASPMMPQWRQVFTSSTDTTKSWLWRMAKSHVRAHDAGHHELVTHWLRTHCAVEPYILAANRQLSEMHPIFQLLRPHFRYTMRINALARSALINGGGIIELTFSPQRYAMELSSVAYDKLWRFDMEALPADLVRRGMAEEDPTAEHGLKLAIKDYPFANDGLLIWDAIKGWVQAYVSSYYPTAASVTGDAELQAFWTEVRTEGHADKKDAPWWPKLDTPESLAHTLTTIIWVAAAHHAAVNFGQYDFGGYFPNRPSIARTNMPVEEPVDAAAFDKFLDNPDQALRECFPSQVQATLVMAVLDVLSSHSPDEEYLGGMETAPWGGDTAVRAAYVRFNEQLKAVEGIIDGRNKNRKLKNRCGAGIVPYQLMKPFSQPGVTGKGIPNSTSI from the exons ATGGCAGGAAAGGGCGGTGCTTCGGTGCGCGTCAAGGCGGTGGCGACGGTTAAGGTCACCGTTGGTGGGTTCCTCGATGGGCTGAGGCCGTCGAGGACGCTGGACGATGTGAAGGACCTCATCGGCAGGTCCATGGAGATCGAGCTCGTCAGCGCCGAGCTTGACGCCA AGACGGGGGAGGAGAAGCAGACGATCAAGAGCTACGCCCACAAGGTGGCCGACAACGACGTCCAAGTCGTAACCTACGAAGCCGACTTCAACGTGCCGGCGGGGTTCGGCCCCGTCGGCGCCGTGCTGGTCTCCAACGAGCACGGCACGGAGATGTTCCTGGAGGACGTGAAGGTGGTCACCGCCGGCGGCAACTCGCCGCCCGACGTCATCCGCTGCGACTCCTGGCTGCCGCCCAAGTCCGGCGACGCCAACCGCGTCTTCTTCGCCAACAAG CCTTACCTGCCGAGCCAGACTCCTCCGGGTCTCCAGGCCTACCGGAAGAAGGACCTCGCCAAGAAGCGCGGTGACGGCACCGGGCAGAGGAAGGCCACCGACCGGGTCTACGACTACGACGTGTACAACGACCTCGGGTCCGGCGAGGAGCTCGGTGCCTCCGGCTCCCGCCCCGTCCTCGGCGGCAACAAGCAGTTCCCCTACCCGCGGCGCTGCCGCACCGGCCGCCCCCGATCCACCAAAG ACCCGCAGTCGGAGACGAGGAGCGGCGACGTCTACGTGCCGAGGGACGAGGCCTTCTCGGAGGTGAAGAACGTGCAGTTCTCGGTGAAGACGCTGCAGTCGGTGCTCCACGCGGCGGTGCCGGCGGTGCAGTCGACGCTCATCGACCCCAACCAGGGCTTCCCCTCCTTCTTCGTCATCGACAAGCTCTTCGAGGACGGGGTTGAGCTGCCGCGCGCCGAGGATCTCGGCTTCCTCCGCGCCGCCGTGCCGCGCCTCCTCGAGTTCCTCCGCGACGGCCCCGGCGACAAACTCCTCCTCTTCGACGCCCCCGCAAATGTCCAGA AGGACAAGTTCGCGTGGTTGCGGGACGAGGAGTTCGCCAGGGAGACGCTGGCCGGGATCAATCCGTACGCCATCGAGCTTGTCAAGGAATTTCCTCTCAAGAGCAAGCTGGACCCGGCGGTGTACGGGCCGGCCGAGTCGGCGATCACCGCCGAGCTGCTGGAGGCTCAGATGGGGCACGCCATGACGGTGCCCGAGGCGGTGAAGAACAAGAGGCTCTTCATGCTCGACTTCCACGACCTGTTCCTGCCCTACGTGCACAAGATCCGCGCCCTGCAGCACACCACCATGTACGGCTCCCGCACCATCATGTTCCTCACCGACGACGGCACGCTGCGCCTCCTCGCCATCGAGCTCACCCGGCCGGCCTCACCCATGATGCCGCAGTGGAGGCAGGTCTTCACTTCCTCCACGGACACCACCAAGTCGTGGCTGTGGCGGATGGCCAAGTCCCACGTCCGCGCCCACGACGCCGGCCACCACGAGCTCGTCACCCACTGGCTGCGCACGCACTGCGCCGTCGAGCCCTACATCCTCGCGGCCAACAGGCAGCTCAGCGAGATGCACCCCATCTTCCAGCTGCTGCGCCCGCACTTCCGCTACACCATGCGGATCAACGCGCTCGCACGCTCCGCCCTCATCAACGGCGGCGGCATCATCGAGCTCACCTTCTCCCCGCAGAGGTACGCCATGGAGCTCAGCTCCGTCGCCTACGACAAGCTCTGGCGCTTCGACATGGAGGCCCTCCCCGCCGACCTCGTCCGCAGGGGCATGGCGGAGGAGGACCCCACGGCGGAGCACGGACTCAAGCTCGCCATCAAAGACTACCCGTTCGCCAACGACGGGCTCCTCATCTGGGACGCCATCAAGGGGTGGGTTCAGGCGTACGTTTCCAGCTACTACCCGACCGCCGCCAGCGTCACGGGCGACGCGGAGCTGCAGGCTTTCTGGACGGAGGTGCGCACAGAGGGACACGCCGACAAGAAGGACGCGCCGTGGTGGCCCAAGCTCGACACGCCGGAGAGCCTCGCGCACACGCTCACCACCATCATCTGGGTCGCGGCGGCGCACCACGCGGCCGTCAACTTCGGGCAGTACGACTTCGGCGGCTACTTCCCGAACCGCCCCTCCATCGCACGCACCAACATGCCGGTGGAGGAGCCCGTGGACGCCGCCGCCTTCGACAAGTTCCTGGACAACCCGGACCAGGCGCTCCGGGAATGCTTCCCGTCGCAGGTGCAGGCAACGCTGGTGATGGCGGTGCTGGACGTGCTGTCCAGCCACTCCCCCGACGAGGAGTACCTGGGAGGGATGGAGACTGCCCCGTGGGGCGGCGACACCGCGGTGCGGGCGGCGTACGTGAGGTTCAACGAGCAGCTTAAGGCGGTGGAAGGGATCATCGACGGAAGGAACAAGAACAGGAAGCTCAAGAACCGGTGCGGCGCCGGCATCGTGCCGTACCAGCTCATGAAACCATTCTCGCAGCCCGGCGTCACGGGCAAGGGCATTCCCAACAGCACCTCCATCTAA